In Streptomyces sp. NBC_00341, the DNA window GCACCCTGCCGTCCTCCCCCGCACCGACGGTGGTGCACGGCGACTACCGCCTGGACAACGTCCTGATCGGCTCCGACGACCGGATCAGGGCCGTGCTCGACTGGGAGATGTCCACGCTCGGTGACCCGCTCACCGACCTCGGCCTGCTGGTCATGTACAGCTCCGACCTCGGGCTGCCCGAGTCACCGGTCTCCACCACGAGCGGCGCGGCCGGCCACCCCTCCCCCGCCGAACTGATCGAGCGCTACGCCGCCCGCTCCGGCCGGGACACCTCCGCCATCTCCTGGTACACGGCGTTCGCCTGGTTCAAGCTCGCCGTGATCCTGGAGGGCATCCACTACCGCTACACGCAGGGCCAGACCGTCGGCGGCGGCTTCGACCGCATCGGTGATCTCGTCCCCGTCTTCATCGCGCACGGCCTCACCACCCTCCAGGAAGGCTGATCAACCCCATGGACTTCGCATTCGACGCCCGTACCGAAGAGCTGCGGGCCAAGCTGCTCACCTTCATGGACGAGCACGTCCACCCGGCGGAGCGGACCGCGCAGGAGCAGCGGGAGGGGCTCGCGTCGCCGTGGGACACCCCGCAGGTCGTCGAGGACCTCAAGGCCGAGGCGCGCAGGCAGGGGCTGTGGAACCTCTTCCTGCCGGACGCCGAGTACGGCGCCGGGCTGACCAACCTCCAGTACGCCCCGCTGGCCGAGATCCTGGGCCGCTCACCGCAGTTGGCGCCGACCGCGCTGAACTGCGCGGCGCCGGACACCGGGAACATGGAGGTGCTCGCCCAGTTCGGCACCGACGCGCAGAAGAAGCAGTGGCTGGAGCCGCTGCTGGCGGGTGAGATCCGGTCCGCGTTCGCGATGACGGAGCCGGAGGTGGCGTCGTCGGACGCGACCAACATCGAGACCCGGATCACCCGTGACGGCGAGGACTACGTCATCAACGGGCGCAAGTGGTACATCTCCGGGGCGATGAACCCGGACTGCGCGATCTTCATCGTGATGGGCAAGACCGACCCGGACGGCGACGACATCCGCCGTCAGCAGTCGCAGATCCTCGTCCCGCGCGACACCCCGGGGCTGACGGTGAAGCGCGCCATGAAGGTCTACGGCTACGAGGACCACTACCACGGCGGCCACGCCGAGGTGCTCTTCGACAACGTGCGGGTGCCCGCGACGAACCTGGTGGGCGAGGAGGGCGGCGGTTTCGCCATCGCCCAGGCACGGCTGGGACCGGGCCGCATCCACCACTGCATGCGGCTGATCGGCATGGCGGAGCGCGCCATCGAGCTGATGTGCCGGCGCGCGGTGTCCCGCACCGCCTTCGGCAAGCCGCTCGCCCAGCAGGGCGTGGTGCAGAACTGGATCGCGGACGCCCGGGTCCAGGTGGAGCAGTTGCGGCTGCTGGTGCTGAAGACGGCCTGGCTGATGGACACGGTGGGCAACCGGGGCGCGCACACCGAGATCCAGTCCATCAAGATCGCCACTCCGCGTGCGGTGGTCTCCATCCTCGACCAGGCGGTCCAGCTGTACGGCGCGGGCGGCGTCAGCCAGGACTTCCCGCTGGCCGAACTGTGGGCGGCGGCGCGGACGCTGCGGCTGGCGGACGGCCCGGACGAGGTGCACCAGCGGTCGCTGGCCCGCCGGGAGATCAAGAAGTACCTGTAGCCGGGGAGCGGTTACGGGACCGGCGACGGACCGCGTCAGCGCCCGTCGGCCCCAGGAGCGGTTGGCGGCGGACCGCGTCAGTGCTCGTCGGCCCCGATCCGGTCCAGCAGGTCCGTGTACAGGGGCCGCCGGTCGGGCCGGGCGCGGGCGGCGGCGTGCCGGAGCGCGGGGACCGCCGCCCCGCCCAGCCCGGCCAGCGCCTCGGCCGCCGCGTCGCGCACGGTCGCGTGCGGGTGCCGGAGCAGTCCGGTGACGGCGGGGAACGCCGGCTCCCAGCCCGCCCGGCAGAGCGTGCGCAGGGCCATGCGCACCACGTCCGGCCGGGGGTCGTCCAGCAACTGCCCGGTGCGGCGCAGGTACTCCGTCCGGTCGAGCATCGCGCGCGCGGTGCGGTGGGCCCGCAGCCGGACCCGGGGCCTGGGGTGCGTCAGCAGCTCACCGAGCAGGTCGACCAGGCGCGGGTCCCGGTCCGGTCCGGGGCCGGTGTGCGCCTCGGACAGCTCGGTGAGCGCCCGGCAGATCTGCTCGGGGGCGCCGGTCGCGGCCAGGTCCATCAGCTCACGCCGGGTTCGGGGGCGCCGCGTCGCGGCGGGACGGGCCGCGTCCCGGTCGCGGAGTGCGGCCAGGGCAGCCGCGTCCTGCCGTCCGGCGTCCGGCCCCCGCAACGGCCCGTCCACCAGGACGATCCGGTCCGCGAGTTCGTCGCGCCCTTCGGTACGCAGCCGGTGGCGGGCCCGCGTGAGCGCCGGGGTGCGCAGGAGCCGGCGACCGGTGAGCAGGTCCAGGAATCCCCAGGCCCCGGCGTCGAGCCGGTCGCCCAACGCTTCGGCCAGCGCGTCGGCGGGATGGGCGCGGAGCACGTCGGTGACGGCCCCGGCCGAGGCGGGCGGCGTGTGCTCCCACCACTCCAGCAGCAGCGGGACGAGCCGTTGCCGCTCCTGCGGTTCGAGCCCCGCGGCCGCTTCCGCCACCCGGTCGCGCCGGATCGCGTCGCCCCGGAGTTCGCTCACACTGATGGCGCCGAGCGCGCCGCCCACGTCGGCTGCGGCGGGCCGGGCGATCCGTCCGGTCAGGTACGCGCGCAGCACCGCCAGTCGGGCCTCCGGCTCCGGCCACCGCGCCAGCGCCTCGGCCGCGGTCTGCCGGCGCCCCGCCTCCGCCGAGCCGAGCATGGTGAGCAGCCGCTCCCGCAGGGCGGCGGAGCGCGGCTGGTCCAGGTCGTCGGCGTGGACCCGGCGCGGGGCCGGCTCCGGTGCGCGGGCGCTCTCCGCGAGGGTCCAGGGCGGCGCGTCCAGGGGCTGGAGCCGGGTCATCCAGTCGACGAGGGCGGACCGGACCCCGGGGGCGGCGCCGTTGTGCGCCTCGATCAGGGCGGCCAGCCGGATCCGGGAGGGGACGGTGCCGTCGTCCGTGCGGCGGAACTCCGCCAGTGCGCCCGGCTCCCGGACCGCGTCGGCCAGCGCGGACCGCCAGGCCCGTGCCGCGTCCGGCCCGGGTGCGGTGGCGGGCGCGGGCTCCGTTACCGCGAAGGCCTCCCGGAGCACGTCGGTCGCGGCCCGCGCGGGCTCTGCGCAGAGCCGGGCCTCCGCGAGGGCGCGGTCGAGGTCGGCGCGGACCGGTATCGCGCCGAGGCGGCGCAGCAGTGTCAGCGTGGAGCGGCCCGGCACCGCCGGTGCGGGGGCCAGGGCGCGGACCGCGGTGACGGCGGCCGGTCTCCCGGTGGCCGCCAGCAGCGGCGCCGCCGCTTCGAGTACGCCGATCAGCGCGTGCCGGTCCGCGTCGCGGGCGTCGGCCAGCGCGTCCAGCAGGAGCGGGAACGACCGGGCGAGCACGGTGAGTTCCGGGCGGCTCAGGGACCAGGAACAGAGCCTCAGCGTGAACCGCATGACCGGGGCCCCGGTCCCTGGACGCGAGCCCGCGAGCGCGAGCCAGTCGGCCAGCATCGGGCGCAGCCGTTGGGCGCGCAGGGAACCCAGCGGCTCGTCCCGCGCCACGAGGCGCAGTGCGGTCCCCTGGTCCCAGCCCCCGGTCACCAGGGCCTCGATGTCGCGGTCCGTCCCGGCCTCCGCGGCGGGGTCTGAGGCCGGGACGGTGATCCCGTGCGCGGTCATGGCCGGCGCCAGATCCGTCACGGAGCCGTCGGCCAGTGCGACCGCGCGGGCGGCCACCAGGGTGAGTAGCGGGTACGCCACCGGGGACCGCTGCTCGTCCAGTGCGCGCACCGAGCGCGCGGTGACCACACCGTGCAGGCCCACCAGCAGCCGTCGCCGGGTGGCGTCGTCCTGGCTGTGCTCGGCGGCGGCGACCAGGGTGGCCGGGTAGGCGTCGCGGAGGACGGCGCGCAGGGCCGCGACGAGGGACTCGCGCAGACCGGGGTTGCCGTCCTGCCCGAGCATGGCCAGGAGCTTCGGGACGGCCTGCGGTGAGCCCGCCCTGACCAGCGCATCGGCCGCGGTCTTCCTGATGTTCATGTTCGGGTGGTCGAGGCAGGCGGAGATCGCGCCGCTCGCCCAGTGGGCCCGGACCTGGCCCAGGGCGAGCAGGGCCTGCCGGACGGTCTGGATGTCCTGGGCCCTGGTCAGGGCGGTCAGGGACGCCGAGAGTGCCTGGGTGTCCTCCCCGGTGGCGTCGTGGGCGAGCAGGGCGATGACGTGCTTGCGTACGTGCCGGTCGCGGTGGCGCAGCAGTCGGTACACCCGTGCGCGGGTGCCCGTCCAGTCCGCCCTGAGCAGCAGTTCGAGCAGGACCACCCGCTCGTCGTCGGAGCGTGCGGGGCCGTCGAGGAGGTCCAGTGCCGTGCTCGCGACCAGGGCGTGCCCGGCCTCCTGGGCGTCCGTGGCGTCGAGCAGGCAGACGGGCCGGATCGCGCCCCGCTCGTGGAGCCGGCGGCCGAGGGCGGTCATGGCGTCCAGGACGTCCTGCGGCACCACGGGCTCACCGGCCGGCTGCCCGTGCTCCCCGGTCCGGGGCGCCGCGTCCGGGCTCCGCGAAGCGGCCAGGTCCGCCACGATGCGCGACAGCAGGTCCGCGATGACCGGGAGGGTCGCGGCGTCGCCGTGGGCGGCGAGCCGGCACAGCGCCGCCACCGGCGCGTCCGGGTCCAGGTGGGAGCTGAGCAGCGCCAGTTCGGCGGCGTCCGGTCCGCCGAGTCCGGCCGCGACGCGCGGCGGCAGATCGACGGGGTCGAGCCGGGCGAGCAGGGCGCGGCGCAGGGCCGGATCCCGATTCAGCTGCCAGAGGAGTTCGAGGGCCCGGCCGCGCACGGGGCGCAGGTGGGGCGCCGTCCCGCCGGTGCTGAGGCCCAGCCCTTCGCGCAGGGCCCGTACCGTCGGTTCGCCGCCGATCGCCTCCAGGGTGTCCAGGGCAGCGGCCGGTGCCGAGGGAAGCAGGGCGATGACGGCTTCTTCCGCGTCTGTGTGGCGCAGGGCGCGGATCGCTTCGAGGAAGGGCACGGGTGAGGGCGCGGAGGGCAGTAGGCGGGTGACGGCGTCCCCGGCCGGGAGGTCGCCCGCCCCCTGTCCGGCCAGCGCGACGAGCAGGGCGAGCCGTCGCGGCCAGGCCGGATCCGCGGCCGGGGCGTTTGTCAGTACCTTGAGCGCCTCGTTCCGGGAGGTGTAGAGGACGGTCGCCACGTCGCGGGCCGGGATGGAGTGATCGGCGAGGGCGAGGCCGACGAGGGCGGGGACCTGGTCGTCGTCCGGGAAGTGCCCCCGGCGGTGGAGCCCGCGCAGGCAGGCCACGGCCGGGCCGCCGAGCAGCAGCGGATCGCGGGTGGCGGCGGCCGTCAGGGCGCCGATGTCGTCGCGGTCCGCCAGTTCACCGAGCAGTTCCATCCCGCTCCGGCGCAGGCCGGGCGTCAGCCGGGGGTCCTCGACGACCCGGCGCAGCAGTTCGCGGTGGCCGTGGCGGGCGGCGGCCACGAGGGCGGCTTCGGCCACCGGGGGCCGTTCCCGTACCGGCTCCGGGCCCAGGAACGGGGCGAGGAGGCCGGGCGGCAGCGGGGCCGCCGCCGCCCATGGTTCGGCGAGTGCGCCGAGCGCGCCCGCGACGACCGGGGCGCTGTCCGCCGCCAGCAGTCCGATCAGCTTCTCCCGGACCGTCGCCGGGGCCAGCAGTCCGGTGTGCAGTGCCTCGCGGGCCAGTCGCAGCGCCTCGGCCCTGAGCACCGGATCGCCGCTGTCCGCCAGCTCGTCCACCAGCGGGCCCGGCCGGTGCGTGACGCTGATGTCCAGCTCGCGCACGGCCTGGTACAGGAGCTCGCCCGGGGTCTCGTCGCGGAGGACGGCCGGGTCGTGGAGCACATCGGCGCGCAGCCAGGCGATGCGTACCGTCGCCGGAAGGTGGCCGGCCGCGCGCCACCGGGGCCGGGGGCGGTCCGTCAGCCGGTGGCCGAGCCGCTCGTAGAGCCGGGCCAGCAGGAGGTCGGCCTCCGGCGGTCCGGTGAGGGACTGGGGCAGCAGTCCGGCGAGTGTGTCCATCTCCCCGTCGGACGGGGGGCGGGTGGCGACGAGTTCGGTCAGCCGGACCAGTGCCGTGTGACGCTGCCCGGGGTCCTCCTGCCCGATCTCTCGTCCCAGGGTGTGCAGCTCTTGTCCGGCCGGCGTCCGCATCGTCGGATGCTAGCCGGACGCTCCCGGGGCCCACCAACGCGTTTCGGGCCCGCGCCTCCGGCTCAGTAGCCGCCGTACGGTACGTGGTCGGCGAGTGCCAGCTCGCGGGCGAAGGCCCGCACCCGCAGCAGGCACCGTGCCAGGGCCCGGACGGTGCGCGGCCGGTGCGGCCCGTAAGCGACGGTCCACAGGGCGGGGACCCGCGTCGTTGTCTGGATGTGCGCCATGTATCCAGCGTGAACCCGTCGGCCGGTTCGGTCCAACAGATGGATTCGCTGGCTGCCATCGCTACCGTAGATGGATGGAGATTCGCCAGCTCCGCCACTTCATGGCGGTCATCACGCACGGCAGCTTCACCGCCGCCGCCCGCGCCGAACTGATCGTGCAGTCCGCGCTGAGCACGTCCGTGCGCAATCTCGAACGGGAGCTGGGCGCCGACCTGTTCGACCGCACCGGCCGCCGGGTGGTGCTGACCGAGGCGGGCCGGGCGCTGCTGCCGTCGGCGCGGACGGTCCTCGCGGGGACGGACGCGGCGCGCGACGCGGTGGCCGCCGTCTCCGAGCTGGCCACCGGCCGGGTGCGGATCGGCACCATCCAGACGCTGACCTGCGTGGATCTGGCCGCCGAGCTCGCCGCCTTCCACCGGCTGTGGCCCGGGGTGCAGATCTCCCTGCGCGAGGCGACGACCCCGGAGCTGCTGGCGGGGCTGCTCGCCGGTGAGCTGGACCTCGGCTTTCTGGCGCCGGACGCCGCCGGACTCCCGGACGGCCTCGCGGCGTTCGCGTCCTGGCAGGAGGACCTGGTCCTGATCACCGCCCCAGGTCACCGGCTGGCGACGGCCGGGCGCACCCTGGTCAAGGACCTCGCCGGGGAGCCGTTCGTGGACTTCCGGGCCGGTACCGGTCTGGAGACGGCGGTGCGGCGGCTGGCCGCGCACTGTGGTCTGGAGCGCCGGATCACCTGCGATGTCACCCAGATCCGGCTGCTGGTGGATCTCGTACGGGCCGGCATCGGTGTGGCGATCGTGCCGCGCCGGATCGGTGAGGATGCCGGGCTGCCGTGTGTGAGCATCCGGCAGCCGGAGCCGGGCCGGACGGTGATGCTGGCGGGCCGGACGCCCCGGCCGCGCAACCCTGCGGCGGTGGCGCTGCTGGACCGGCTGGCCGGTGGCGGTGGTCCGGAGTGACGGATCAGGGCCGCAGCGCGCGCAGCAGCAGATCGGCCAGGTGGTCGGCGACCTCCTGCTGGGTGAGCGGGCCGTCGGGGCGGTACCAGGTGGACAGGTGGTGGACCGAGCCGAAGTGGTAGTCGACGATCAGGTCCGCCGGGGTGGCGGTGGAGAACACCCCGCTGCGCTGCCCCTCCTCCACCAGGGCCCGGAAGCGCTCGTGGTAGCGGCGCCGCTCCAGCCGGACCTGCTTGTTCTTCTCGGGGCTGAGGTGGTGCATCGAGCGGAAGAAGATCGAGGCGTCGTCGAGGTTCTCGATGGTGGTGACGACCACGTCGGCCGCCGCTTCGCGCAGCCGCTGCTCCACGGGGGCGTCGGCGTCCGCGAAGGCGTCGAGGCGCTCCTGCTGGAGCCGCAGCACCCGGGCGTAGACCTCCTGGAGGAGGTCCTCCTTGGAGCCGAAGTAGTGGTAGAGCGCGCCCTTGGTGACGCCGGCCGCCTCGACGATCTCCTGGACCGAGGTGCGGTCGTACCCCTGTTCCGCGAAGAGCCGGGTGGCGGCGGCGAGCAGCCGCTGGGGAACGGGGGTGCCGCTCCCGTCCGTCGCCTTGGCCATAGCCGCCGCCTTCCTTCCGTGCGTAGTGCGTAGTGCGTATGTGGGTTCTACCGGGGTGAACGCAGTTCCCGCCTGAGGATCTTCCCACTCGCCGTCTTGGGGAGTTCGGCCAGGATCTCGACTTCGCGCGGGTACTTGTACGCGGCGAGCCGTTCCTTGCAGTACGCGCCCAGTTCGTCCGGTTCCACCGAGGCGCCGGGCCGCAGGCTGACGTAGGCGCGGACCGTTTCGCCCCGGTAGGCGTCGGGGACGCCCACGACGGCCGCCTCGCGGACGGCGGGATGGGTGTAGAGGACGTCCTCCACCTCGCGCGGCCAGACCTTGAAGCCGGAGGCGTTGATCATGTCCTTCTTGCGGTCGACGACGTAGAGCCAGCCCTGGCGGTCCATGAAGCCGATGTCGCCGGTGCGCAGTTCGCCGTCCGGGAAGGCGGCGGCGGTGGCCTCGGGAAGCCGCCAGTAGCCGGAGACGACCTGCGGTCCGCGCACCGCGATCTCGCCCTGCTCGCCGAAGGGCACGTCCGCGCCGTTCTCGTCGATGATCCGCACCACCGTGTCCGGGCCCGGCACGCCGACCGAGAGGGTGCCGGAGACCGGGTCCACGGGGGCCTCCCGCTCGGGCGGTACGGAGGCGCAGGGCGCGGTGCACTCGGTGAGGCCGTAGCCGTTGCGGATGTACGGGCCGAAGCCCGCCCGGAACTTCTCCACGAGCGCGGGCGGCAGCGGTGCGCCGCCGGAGGAGATCACCCGGAACGAGGAGAAGTGCTCGGGCGTGACTCCGGGGGTCGCGGCGAGCGCCATGAAGGCGGTGGAGGGGCCGACGGTGTAGGCGGGGCGGTGCTCGGCGAAGGCGTCGAGGACGACGCCGGGGTGGAAGCGGTACGCGAGGACGAGGGTGCTCGCATGGGCGAGGCAGACGGCCAGCTGGCACACCATGCCGGTGATGTGGAAGAGCGGGGCGAGCGCGAAGTAGGCGGAGCCCTCGGCGATGGGGTGGCCGGTGCGCTGGCGCTCGACGTTGACCATGATGTTGCCGTGCGCGTTCATGGCGCCCTTGGGGGTGCCGCTGGTCCCGGAGGTGTAGCTGATCAGCGCCACGTCGGTGGCCGTGAGCTCCCGGTCGGCGGGGGCCGCGAGCCCCTGCCGCGCGACGGCGACCAGATCGTCGGCGTCCTCGGCGGCGGGCAGCCTCTCGAAGTTCAGCACCCGGTCGTCGCTCGTGGTCTGGAAGTCGAGCTCGCAGGCCGTGAGCGCGATCCGGACGGCCGGGGCGGCGGCCGCCGTGTCCCGCAGATACGACGCCCAGGCCCGGTCCGAGCAGATCAGCGCGGAGACCTCGGCGTCCTTCAGCACATGGCCGACCTCGCCGGACTTGTACATCGGGTTGAGCGGGACGACGGTCGCCCCGGCCTTCCAGGCGCCCAGAAGGGCGATGACGAAGTGCGGCGAGTTCTGCAGCATGATCGCGACCCGGTCGCCGCGCTCCAGCCCCCGGGCGGCGAGGTGGCCGGCCACGGAGTCGGAGAGCGCGTCGGTCTCGCGGTAGCTGAGGCGCCCGTCGAAGTAGGCGAGCGCCGGGTGCTCAGGGCTGCGGGCCACCGAGTCCCGGAAGGCGTGCACCAGGGTCGCGGCCGGGTGGACGGGGGCCCGCTGGGCCTCGCTGAGCAGCGGCAGCCAGGGCTTCGCCGCGTAGATCGACTCGGTCATGCGCCGGTCGCCTCCCACTTCTGCTGGAGATGGTTCATGCTGCCGAGCCACTGGTCGGTGTCCTTGGCCCTGGCCCGGTAGTACGTGGCGACCTCGGGGTGCGGCAGGACGAGGAAGCGGTCCTCTGCCATCGCCGCGAAGAGCGCGTCCGCGACGGCCTCGGGCTCGATGGCGCTGGGGGCGAGGACGAGCTCCCCCGCCGATCCGGCGGCGGTCAGCATGTCGGTACGCACGCCCTGCGGGCAGATCGCGTGGACCTTGACGCCCCGGTGGCCGTAGGTGAGGGCGAGCCACTCCGCGAAGGCGACCACCCCGTGCTTGGTGACGCTGTACGGCGCCGCGCCGATCATCGTGAGCAGTCCGGCGGCCGAGGCGGTGGAGACGAACCTGCCGCTGC includes these proteins:
- a CDS encoding acyl-CoA dehydrogenase family protein yields the protein MDFAFDARTEELRAKLLTFMDEHVHPAERTAQEQREGLASPWDTPQVVEDLKAEARRQGLWNLFLPDAEYGAGLTNLQYAPLAEILGRSPQLAPTALNCAAPDTGNMEVLAQFGTDAQKKQWLEPLLAGEIRSAFAMTEPEVASSDATNIETRITRDGEDYVINGRKWYISGAMNPDCAIFIVMGKTDPDGDDIRRQQSQILVPRDTPGLTVKRAMKVYGYEDHYHGGHAEVLFDNVRVPATNLVGEEGGGFAIAQARLGPGRIHHCMRLIGMAERAIELMCRRAVSRTAFGKPLAQQGVVQNWIADARVQVEQLRLLVLKTAWLMDTVGNRGAHTEIQSIKIATPRAVVSILDQAVQLYGAGGVSQDFPLAELWAAARTLRLADGPDEVHQRSLARREIKKYL
- a CDS encoding HEAT repeat domain-containing protein, whose amino-acid sequence is MRTPAGQELHTLGREIGQEDPGQRHTALVRLTELVATRPPSDGEMDTLAGLLPQSLTGPPEADLLLARLYERLGHRLTDRPRPRWRAAGHLPATVRIAWLRADVLHDPAVLRDETPGELLYQAVRELDISVTHRPGPLVDELADSGDPVLRAEALRLAREALHTGLLAPATVREKLIGLLAADSAPVVAGALGALAEPWAAAAPLPPGLLAPFLGPEPVRERPPVAEAALVAAARHGHRELLRRVVEDPRLTPGLRRSGMELLGELADRDDIGALTAAATRDPLLLGGPAVACLRGLHRRGHFPDDDQVPALVGLALADHSIPARDVATVLYTSRNEALKVLTNAPAADPAWPRRLALLVALAGQGAGDLPAGDAVTRLLPSAPSPVPFLEAIRALRHTDAEEAVIALLPSAPAAALDTLEAIGGEPTVRALREGLGLSTGGTAPHLRPVRGRALELLWQLNRDPALRRALLARLDPVDLPPRVAAGLGGPDAAELALLSSHLDPDAPVAALCRLAAHGDAATLPVIADLLSRIVADLAASRSPDAAPRTGEHGQPAGEPVVPQDVLDAMTALGRRLHERGAIRPVCLLDATDAQEAGHALVASTALDLLDGPARSDDERVVLLELLLRADWTGTRARVYRLLRHRDRHVRKHVIALLAHDATGEDTQALSASLTALTRAQDIQTVRQALLALGQVRAHWASGAISACLDHPNMNIRKTAADALVRAGSPQAVPKLLAMLGQDGNPGLRESLVAALRAVLRDAYPATLVAAAEHSQDDATRRRLLVGLHGVVTARSVRALDEQRSPVAYPLLTLVAARAVALADGSVTDLAPAMTAHGITVPASDPAAEAGTDRDIEALVTGGWDQGTALRLVARDEPLGSLRAQRLRPMLADWLALAGSRPGTGAPVMRFTLRLCSWSLSRPELTVLARSFPLLLDALADARDADRHALIGVLEAAAPLLAATGRPAAVTAVRALAPAPAVPGRSTLTLLRRLGAIPVRADLDRALAEARLCAEPARAATDVLREAFAVTEPAPATAPGPDAARAWRSALADAVREPGALAEFRRTDDGTVPSRIRLAALIEAHNGAAPGVRSALVDWMTRLQPLDAPPWTLAESARAPEPAPRRVHADDLDQPRSAALRERLLTMLGSAEAGRRQTAAEALARWPEPEARLAVLRAYLTGRIARPAAADVGGALGAISVSELRGDAIRRDRVAEAAAGLEPQERQRLVPLLLEWWEHTPPASAGAVTDVLRAHPADALAEALGDRLDAGAWGFLDLLTGRRLLRTPALTRARHRLRTEGRDELADRIVLVDGPLRGPDAGRQDAAALAALRDRDAARPAATRRPRTRRELMDLAATGAPEQICRALTELSEAHTGPGPDRDPRLVDLLGELLTHPRPRVRLRAHRTARAMLDRTEYLRRTGQLLDDPRPDVVRMALRTLCRAGWEPAFPAVTGLLRHPHATVRDAAAEALAGLGGAAVPALRHAAARARPDRRPLYTDLLDRIGADEH
- a CDS encoding LysR family transcriptional regulator, coding for MEIRQLRHFMAVITHGSFTAAARAELIVQSALSTSVRNLERELGADLFDRTGRRVVLTEAGRALLPSARTVLAGTDAARDAVAAVSELATGRVRIGTIQTLTCVDLAAELAAFHRLWPGVQISLREATTPELLAGLLAGELDLGFLAPDAAGLPDGLAAFASWQEDLVLITAPGHRLATAGRTLVKDLAGEPFVDFRAGTGLETAVRRLAAHCGLERRITCDVTQIRLLVDLVRAGIGVAIVPRRIGEDAGLPCVSIRQPEPGRTVMLAGRTPRPRNPAAVALLDRLAGGGGPE
- a CDS encoding TetR/AcrR family transcriptional regulator, with the protein product MAKATDGSGTPVPQRLLAAATRLFAEQGYDRTSVQEIVEAAGVTKGALYHYFGSKEDLLQEVYARVLRLQQERLDAFADADAPVEQRLREAAADVVVTTIENLDDASIFFRSMHHLSPEKNKQVRLERRRYHERFRALVEEGQRSGVFSTATPADLIVDYHFGSVHHLSTWYRPDGPLTQQEVADHLADLLLRALRP
- a CDS encoding AMP-binding protein: MTESIYAAKPWLPLLSEAQRAPVHPAATLVHAFRDSVARSPEHPALAYFDGRLSYRETDALSDSVAGHLAARGLERGDRVAIMLQNSPHFVIALLGAWKAGATVVPLNPMYKSGEVGHVLKDAEVSALICSDRAWASYLRDTAAAAPAVRIALTACELDFQTTSDDRVLNFERLPAAEDADDLVAVARQGLAAPADRELTATDVALISYTSGTSGTPKGAMNAHGNIMVNVERQRTGHPIAEGSAYFALAPLFHITGMVCQLAVCLAHASTLVLAYRFHPGVVLDAFAEHRPAYTVGPSTAFMALAATPGVTPEHFSSFRVISSGGAPLPPALVEKFRAGFGPYIRNGYGLTECTAPCASVPPEREAPVDPVSGTLSVGVPGPDTVVRIIDENGADVPFGEQGEIAVRGPQVVSGYWRLPEATAAAFPDGELRTGDIGFMDRQGWLYVVDRKKDMINASGFKVWPREVEDVLYTHPAVREAAVVGVPDAYRGETVRAYVSLRPGASVEPDELGAYCKERLAAYKYPREVEILAELPKTASGKILRRELRSPR
- a CDS encoding SDR family oxidoreductase, with product MSTVQGAGVVVTGAGGGIGAALARRFAAEGARVVVNDLDASRIEALAEEIGGTAVAGDASRIVDAARDALDGTVDIYCANAGLASPGDVFAAEEVWADAWDVNVMAHVRAARALLPHWLERGSGRFVSTASAAGLLTMIGAAPYSVTKHGVVAFAEWLALTYGHRGVKVHAICPQGVRTDMLTAAGSAGELVLAPSAIEPEAVADALFAAMAEDRFLVLPHPEVATYYRARAKDTDQWLGSMNHLQQKWEATGA